Proteins from a single region of Neomonachus schauinslandi chromosome 10, ASM220157v2, whole genome shotgun sequence:
- the SPRED2 gene encoding sprouty-related, EVH1 domain-containing protein 2 — MTEETHPDDDSYIVRVKAVVMTRDDSSGGWFPQEGGGISRVGVCKVMHPEGNGRSGFLIHGERQKDKLVVLECYVRKDLVYTKANPTFHHWKVDNRKFGLTFQSPADARAFDRGVRKAIEDLIEGSTTSSSTIHNEAELGDDDVFTTATDSSSNSSQKREQPTRTISSPTSCEHRRIYTLGHLHDSYPTDHYHLEQPMPRPYRQVSFPDDDEEIVRINPREKIWLTGYEDYRHAPVRGKSPDTSEDADSYVRFAKGEVPKHDYNYPYVDSADFGLGEDPKGRGGGVIKTQPSRGKSRRRKEDGERSRCEYCRDMFNHEENRRGHCQDAPDSVRTCIRRVSCMWCADSMLYHCMSDPEGDYTDPCSCDTSDEKFCLRWMALIALSFLAPCMCCYLPLRACYHCGVMCRCCGGKHKAAV, encoded by the exons TGACAGCTATATTGTGCGTGTCAAGGCCGTGGTTATGACCAGAGATGACTCCAGCGGGGGATGGTTCCCACAGGAAGGAGGCGGGATCAGTCGCGTGGGGGTCTGTAAGGTTATGCACCCCGAAGGCAACGGACGCAGCGGCTTTCTCATCCATGGTGAACGGCAGAAAGACAAACTG GTGGTATTGGAATGCTATGTAAGAAAGGACTTGGTCTACACCAAAGCCAACCCAACCTTTCATCATTGGAAGGTCGACAATAGGAAATTTGGACTTACTTTCCAAAGCCCTGCTGATGCTCGAGCCTTTGACAGGGGAGTGAGGAAAGCAATCGAAGACCTTATAGAAG gcTCAACCACTTCATCTTCCACCATCCATAATGAAGCTGAGCTTGGCGATGATGATGTTTTTACA ACAGCTACAGACAGTTCTTCTAATTCCTCCCAGAAGAGGGAACAACCTACTCGGACAATCTCCTCTCCCACATCCTGTGAGCACCGGAGGATTTATACCCTGGGCCACCTCCACGACTCATACCCCACGGACCACTATCACCTCGAACAG CCGATGCCGAGGCCCTACCGCCAGGTGAGCTTCCCCGACGACGACGAGGAGATCGTGCGCATCAACCCGAGGGAGAAGATCTGGCTGACGGGCTACGAGGACTACCGGCACGCGCCCGTGAGGGGCAAGTCCCCGGACACGTCGGAGGACGCCGACTCGTACGTGCGCTTCGCCAAGGGCGAGGTCCCCAAGCACGACTACAATTACCCCTACGTGGACTCCGCGGACTTTGGCCTCGGCGAGGACCCCAAAGGGCGCGGGGGCGGCGTGATCAAGACCCAGCCGTCCCGGGGCAAGTCCCGGCGGCGGAAGGAGGACGGCGAGCGCTCCCGCTGCGAGTACTGCAGGGACATGTTCAACCACGAGGAGAACCGGAGGGGCCACTGTCAGGACGCGCCCGACTCCGTGAGAACTTGCATCCGCCGCGTGAGCTGTATGTGGTGTGCGGACAGCATGCTCTATCACTGTATGTCGGACCCCGAGGGAGACTATACAGACCCGTGCTCGTGCGATACTAGCGACGAGAAGTTTTGCCTCCGGTGGATGGCTCTTATTGCCTTGTCTTTCCTGGCCCCCTGTATGTGCTGTTACCTGCCCCTTCGGGCCTGCTACCACTGCGGAGTGATGTGCAGGTGCTGCGGCGGGAAGCACAAAGCGGCCGTGTGA